Genomic window (Ostrinia nubilalis chromosome 20, ilOstNubi1.1, whole genome shotgun sequence):
AACTAACATGTAACAACGAACCAGTGTGCATGCGGATGTGGTTGACGAGCCCGGTGCGGCGCCGGAACTGCTTGGGGCAGTACTCGCAGTGGTACGGCGTCTCGCCCGTGTGCAGCTTGCGGTGCCGGAACAAGGCGCTGTGGCCTCTGCAGACGATACCACAGTAACTGACATGTAACAACGAACCAGTGTGCATGCGGATGTGGTTGACGAGCCCGGTGCGGCGCCGGAACTGCTTGGGGCAGTACTCGCAGTGGTACGGCGTCTCGCCCGTGTGCAGCTTGCGGTGCCGGAACAAGGCGCTGTGGCCTCTGCAGACGATACCACAGTAACTGACATGTAACAACGAACCAGTGTGCATGCGGATGTGGTTGACGAGCCCGGTGCAGCTTGCGGTGCCGGAACAAGGCGCTGTGGCCTCTGCAGACGATACCACAGTAACTGACATGTAACAACGAACCAGTGTGCATGCGGATGTGGTTGACGAGCCCGGTGCAGCTTGCGGTGCCGGAACAAGGCGCTGTGGCCTCTGCAGACGATACCACAGTAACTGACATGTAACAACGAACCAGTGTGCATGCGGATGTGGTTGACGAGCCCGGTGCAGCTTGCGGTGCCGGAACAAGGCGCTGTGGCCTCTGCAGACGATACCACAGTAACTGACATGTAACAACGAACCAGTGTGCATGCGGATGTGGTTGACGAGCCCGGTGCGGCGCCGGAACTGCTTGGGGCAGTACTCGCAGTGGTACGGCGTCTCGCCCGTGTGCAGCTTGCGGTGCCGGAACAAGGCGCTGTGGCCTCTGCAGACGATACCACAGTAACTGACATGTAACAACGAACCAGTGTGCATGCGGATGTGGTTGACGAGCCCGGTGCGGCGCCGGAACTGCTTGGGGCAGTACTCGCAGTGGTACGGCGTCTCGCCCGTGTGCAGCTTGCGGTGCCGGAACAAGGCGCTGTGGCCTCTGCAGACGATACCACAGTAACTAACATGTAACAACGAACCAGTGTGCATGCGGATGTGGTTGACGAGCCCGGTGCGGCGCCGGAACTGCTTGGGGCAGTACTCGCAGTGGTACGGCGTCTCGCCCGTGTGCAGCTTGCGGTGCCGGAACAAGGCGCTGTGGCCTCTGCAGACGATACCACAGTAACTGACATGTAACAACGAACCAGTGTGCATGCGGATGTGGTTGACGAGCCCGGTGCAGCTTGCGGTGCCGGAACAAGGCGCTGTGGCCTCTGCAGACGATACCACAGTAACTAACATGTAACAACGAACCAGTGTGCATGCGGATGTGGTTGACGAGCCCGGTGCGGCGCCGGAACTGCTTGGGGCAGTACTCGCAGTGGTACGGCGTCTCGCCCGTGTGCAGCTTGCGGTGCCGGAACAAGGCGCTGTGGCCTCTGCAGACGATACCACAGTAACTGACATGTAACAACGAACCAGTGTGCATGCGGATGTGGTTGACGAGCCCGGTGCGGCGCCGGAACTGCTTGGGGCAGTACTCGCAGTGGTACGGCGTCTCGCCCGTGTGCAGCTTGCGGTGCCGGAACAAGGCGCTGTGGCCTCTGCAGACGATACCACAGTAACTAACATGTAACAACGAACCAGTGTGCATGCGGATGTGGTTGACGAGCCCGGTGCAGCTTGCGGTGCCGGAACAAGGCGCTGTGGCCTCTGCAGACGATACCACAGTAACTAACATGTAACAACGAACCAGTGTGCATGCGGATGTGGTTGACGAGCCCGGTGCGGCGCCGGAACTGCTTGGGGCAGTACTCGCAGTGGTACGGCGTCTCGCCCGTGTGCAGCTTGCGGTGCCGGAACAAGGCGCTGTGGCCTCTGCAGACGATACCACAGTAACTAACATGTAACAACGAACCAGTGTGCATGCGGATGTGGTTGACGAGCCCGGTGCGGCGCCGGAACTGCTTGGGGCAGTACTCGCAGTGGTACGGCGTCTCGCCCGTGTGCAGCTTGCGGTGCCGGAACAAGGCGCTGTGGCCTCTGCAGACGATACCACAGTAACTAACATGTAACAACGAACCAGTGTGCATGCGGATGTGGTTGACGAGCCCGGTGCAGCTTGCGGTGCCGGAACAAGGCGCTGTGGCCTCTGCAGACGATACCACAGTAACTAACATGTAACAACGAACCAGTGTGCATGCGGATGTGGTTGACGAGCCCGGTGCGGCGCCGGAACTGCTTGGGGCAGTACTCGCAGTGGTACGGCGTCTCGCCCGTGTGCAGCTTGCGGTGCTGGAACAAGGCGCTGTGGCCTCTGGACCACAAATTATACCACCGATTAGTCTTACATGTTTAGATATAACTGGCAGTAAACCGAGTGGTAAGTTTATAGCACACAGATTTTGTGCTGTCggcatattattatagtagCTTACTATTAGTTATTTTGAATAGTGCAATGtaacaaataagtaaaaaaaaaccctacTTATTACAACTGTGTCAGGCAGGTCAGGAACTCAACTactgttaattaatttaaaaaagatcAAATTATGATCTGGATGTAGGTAATTAAGGCCTAACACCACAGTTCATATAATTTACATGTATACTAGTGAGTGACAGACAAATAATAATTCGACAAAACTTAAATTTAGGTTACATAAAACGAAATGAAGAGAATAGCATTAAATTTTTTTGCAGCTTAAAATATGTAAGTAGTgcgaaaaataaacaaatacattTCATACTCAGAAAACTTCACAAGTTACCTGAAAGTAGCCGGGCAGTCGCCGCACTTATACGGTCTGAGGTCGGTGTGGCATATCTTGTGCGCTTTTAGGTTGCTACGAGTGCTGAGGAACTTGCCGCATATGTCGCACTGGTGAGGCAGTTTGCTCTCTGGCAGGATATCAGCACCTTCCGCTTTCTCtggaaaaattaaattaaatctttaaaCAACATAATATCTCTCGTTTTATTTGTAGCGCCTAAGAGTATCCATCTATAATGATCAATAACGGTGATGGTATCATCAACCtacattatggaagcaataaacattCATTTCTCCAATATTAGTTATTAATATTGGAGAAATGAATGTTTATTGCTCAATCATCATCATGTTAATCCAAGAATGTCCATGATGCTGGCTTACAGATATCATTTGGCAAACATTACCTTTAATTTCTAAGTATTCATCCTAAACAGCAATAATAATTATCTATTCTAATTGACTTTGAAGACTCACCAATTTTTTTTCGTCCCCTTTTCTTCTTTggtttttcatcatcattgcTAGGCTCTGCAAAGTAGATTTACAGGAATTTATTGATATTGCCATTAAATGGTAATTAAGATAACAAAAGAaatatattattgttttgtaatatattttcaaataaaacccAATAGGAAAGTTGTACAGAACGTTCGTAATagatgtaaatataaataaatgtattttgtattcgTTTCGTAGCTTATAATAGACCCTGCAATGTATAAAGAAATAGCGTTAGAAATAGACACAGAGATGTATGTtatttgtgcaataaagataaGCTAGGCCAGAAAAGTAGGCAATTGTTATCTTTATCTGTCATTTTTTTGAATTGTATAGTGTTCTGTTGTATGTCGCTATCAATTTCTTGAGCTTCACATCCTTGTAAGATTGTGTTAAGTCATTTTATTTGTACTGTGTTCTATTGTCTTTTATTTGTGTCTTTATATCGTGTTTATTGTTTGtgtctattttttgtatttgttaattgtgtataattaatcgttatttgatatttgaacatgtaaattgtattgtatttggatatgaaaataaattaacttgttGTTGGTGTTGGCTTCATTTAGAAAGGGACATAGGTAGGAAAATAGGTACTCACCCTCCGACGGAGGACAGAGACAGACATATCGGAAATAGAGCCGTAATcgctttacggtattgccttttcgAGAGAAAAAGCAAGCATTTGTTGTCTCACTCCCACTAGCGGCCCTCGCTCACACCGTATTGCGTCTCGCTCGCACTCGCTCCGTCCTTGTCGCACGGAGGCACGCGATACGGCGTTAGATTAATGCGTAGGCGTCACTAGTGGAGAGTGGCATGGTGGGCCCAAATATAGCGGTGGTCCGAGCCAAAATCACAGTCCACTTGAAGATAGCTACGAAGTAACAACTAAGAAACAAGAAGTCCCTAGAAGCCAACAGCAGCCAGTACAAGCCCACTCAAGAAACAAGGGGTTGTTATTTCACTACACCCCCTCCCCGCTACCCCGCTACGTGAACACCGGCGAGAGAGAGACAGCGATATCTCTGCATCGGGCGCTTCTTCTTCGAGCCTTCAACAACTCCCAGGCGCAACTCCAGTAACCCGTGGGGCGTACCCCACATTTTGGTCCTTGACGAAGCCGGATTACGTCGGGTTGTTGAAGAAACTTTGGAAGAATTGAAGACAGAAAATGCCAGTGACAAGATCGCGCAGCGGAGGTTCAAGAGTCGGAGCCACGGAGAGTACATCGGAGTACACCATGTCGACTGCCGTTGCGGACGAACAAGGGACTAGTCAGACGGAGACGACGGCGTCGCAGCGCACCGTGCCAGTGCAGCGCGCCGCTCCGGGGcagggcgagcgcacgcaggcGCCCCTGCCACACACATCCGCGCAGCCGCCGCTGGCTGAGCAGCAGAGAAGAGCTGCCCAGCGGCCGCTGTCAACATTGGGGCCGGCGCAGCCGCCGCTGAGGACAGACCAGCGGCCGCCGCAGCCGGCAACGGGAGCCGGAGAGCCAACGCTGCAGGAGCAGCGTCGCCAGGCTGAGCTACGGACCCGGCCAGTATCGTCGCCCGAGTCGCCGCCCCCTGCGGAGCAGGGGCCGACGCGGCTCGAGCGCCCCGCGGCGCCAGCAGCGCCGCCGAGATCGACGGCAACGACGAAGAAATCGAAGCGCACCCGCAAGTTACTGGAAGCCAGGGAGGAGCTACTGCGACTGCAAGTGAAGCTTGCGGCCGCCAAGGTGGCCGCCCTGGAAGCAGACAGCGACTCAGAAGAGGACGTGGACACGGTGATGGAGGAAGCGGACCACAACGCACGGGTGAACAACTGGTTGGATACCAGTGTGCCGCCCATGCCCATCGCCACCGAGCCGCCCCTAGCCATCGCCAGCGAGCCGCACAGAGCGCCGGAGCCACCGCCACCGCTGGGGGACATAGAAGATAGAAGGCCTCAAGCCATAGAAGTCCCTCAGGCACCGGCGGGAGCCGGCGCGCCCGCGCCACTCCACCACCAAGTGGACCTGTCGGAGCTGGCCAGCGCCATAGCGCAGGCCGCCCGCTCCGGACAGCACAACAACAACAGCAAGATGTTCGCAGAGCTGCCATACTTCGGGGGGTCGCATCACGAGTGGCTTTCATTCAAGGCCGCGTACTTCGAGACGCAGAGCGGGTTCACGGACTTGGAGAACCTCACCCGCCTGCGCAGAAGCCTCAAGTCGAGAGCAAGAGAAGCCGTCGAGAGTTTGTTGATATACAACTCTAACCCACGCGACGTGATGAAGATTTTGGAGGCAAGATTCGGGAGGCCGGACGCCATAGCTGTCGCAGAAATGGAGAAAATTAGAAGCTTGCCGCGCCTCGCCGACAGCCCACGTGACTTGTGCATATTTGCGAGCAGGGTCACGAACATAGTCGCCACACTGAAGACCATCGGGAAGCAGCGGTACCTACTCAACCCCGAGATAGCGAAGTTAACAATGGAGAAGCTGCCGCCTGCCATGAAGTACCGGTGGTACGACTTCGCCGCAGGACAGCCCACCGACGAGGCCGACATAGAAAAGTTGGCGCGCTTCCTGAACCACGAAGCGGAGATCTGCGGTCCGTACGCGCAGCCGGAAGGGGTTTCGGAGCCGGCGGCGAATCGCAGAAACCACAAAACGTTCAACGCCCAACAGTACGAGGCAGTGAATAGTGAACGTCATAATAGTGAAAGTGAACGGCAATATAGTGAACGCCAGAACAGTGAGCGGCGAAATAGTGAAAGACAGAACAGTGAGCGGCAAAATAGTGATCGTGAAAATAGTGATATAAACAGAAAGTGCGTTTTGTGCAGTGCTACGGGACACAGTGTCGCGGGATGTGCAAAGTGGAGAGACTCGAACACATCGCAGCGCTGGGACTTAGCGAAAGAAAAGCGATTGTGTTTTCGGTGTTTACGATTCCGCGCGCGTGGACATAACTGCAAAGTGATCAAGTGCAACATAGAAGGGTGTGAAAATGTGCATCATAGAACGCTCCACTACTCCAAGAGGAGTGAGGAGCCGAGTGAAGTGGTAGGTTCGACGTGGACAGGGAAGGGCACGCAAGCCTTCCTGAAAATAGTGCCTGTGCAGATACGCGGCCCGCGCAAGAGAATAGACACGCACGCACTACTCGACGACGGGTCTACGGTGACACTTATTGACGAAGATCTCGCGCAGCAAGCCGGCCTGCGCGGACCGCGGGAACCTCTACACATCGAGGCCATCGGGAGTGCGCGGGTGGACACCTCCGCGTCCCGGAGGCTCAACATCACGCTGAACCGGTCCGGGCAGGGCAAGCAGCACCGCATACGAGCACGCACCATCCAGAATCTTAAGCTGTCGCCGCAAAGTGTCAAACTCGAAGACATAGTGAGATGTGAACATCTAAGTGATATTCAAGAAAGTGTAGTGCTACATAGTGCGCAGCCGCAAATATTGATCGGCCAGGACAACTGGCACTTGCTCGTCGCACAGGAGCAGAGAATCGGTAAGCGGCACCAACCTATCGCTTCACTAACACCGCTCGGCTGGGTGCTACACGGCGCGTGCAATCGCACCACCGAACAGAAAGTGCACTACACCCGAGAAGGAAAGGCAACGAAAGGAACGGGCGCACGGTCCTACAAACCGTTTGTGGCGCACCGTATAGCAGAGATTGAAGAAAACACCAAGATAGAGGAATGGCGCTGGGTGCCCACCAAGATGAACGTCGCGGACGACGGAACGCGCGACGTGCCCAGGGACTTCGACAGTGAGCATCGATGGTTCAACGGGCCCAGTTTTCTGCGGGACGACCCAGCGACCTGGCCAACCGAAGAAAGGAAGATTCAGCAAGACACCGGGGAGGAAAGAGCAAATTTGATAGACAGGAGAGCCACAAAGCTGCTAGAAGTGATCCCGCAGTGCGACCGGTTCTCCAGGTGGGAGAGGTTTGTGCGAACCACCGCTCGCGTCCTGCAATTTGTTGACAGATGCAGGCCGACAACGAAGCAGGCTGCTTACGCACGGACGCGGGCCAACAAGGTGGCAGACCCCACCTGGAGGAAGCAGCAGTCACGAGACACCAGAGGGCGCGGTCACAAGAAGGAAGTACAGCAGACTGAAGACAAGTTCGTGGCCCTCCCGGCAGAGCTCCTCATCCGGGCTGAAGATTTAATAGTGCGCGCGTGCCAGGAAGACAGTTTCAGAGAAGAGATCCACTGTCTGTCCCAGCATCGACGCGTCAATCGAGATAGCAAGTTATTCAAGATCGCAGTGGAGTTGGTTGACGGGTTATTGACCATCAAAACCCGTATAGCTGCAGCCGAAGACGTCCCGGAGGCGGTAAAGCGGCCGCCTGTCCTAGACGGCCGTCACCACATCGCAAGGCTGTACATCGGGCACGTGCATCGCAGCGGTCACCACCAGGGGGTGGAGGCCACCATCAACGAGTGCCGGCAGAGGTTCCACATCCTGGGACTTCGGCCGACGGCACGCAGCATCGTGCACCAGTGTACGCCGTGCCGCCGACGACGGTGGGCGCCGCCTGCGCCCCCGACCGGGGACCATCCCGCCGGTCGGCTCGCGCACCATCAGCGCGCCTTCACCTTCACGGGCGTCGACTACTTCGGGCCGCTGCTCACCACCGTGGGGAGAGCCACCAAGAAGACCTACGTGGCCCTGTTCACGTGTCTCACGACGCGTGCGGTCCACCTTGAGATGGCGGCATCACTCACCACCGACTCCGCGGTGATGGCACTGCGGCGGTTCGTCGCGAGACGAGGCTGTCCCAGAACCATCTGGTCCGACAACGGGACCAACCTCCACGGCGCCGAGAGAGAGCTCCGGCGCGCTATCGACAACGCGACAGAAGAGGAAGCGGCCAAGCGGAGGATAACCTGGCGCTTCATCCCTCCCGGCGCTCCTTTCATGGGCGGAGCGTGGGAGCGCTTAGTGAGGTCCGTCAAGACGGCCCTGTCGGCCGTGATGGACAGCCGACCGACCAGCGAGGAGACCCTCGCCACCCTGCTCGCCGAGGTTGAGATGACGGTGAACAGCCGTCCGCTCACCCACGTCTCTGTCGACCCGCAAGACCCGGAGACGCTGACCCCCAACCACTTCCTGCTGTTGGGGCCAGCCCACGCACCACCGGCGGGAGAGACCTCCCCGCAAGACCTCCTGGGCAAGGCGAGTTGGCGGACGGCGCAGCGCCTCGCCGACATGTTTTGGGCGAGATGGCTTCGAGAGTATCTGCCCGAGCTCCAGCACCGGCGGGAGCCCCATGGGAAGGGCCCTGCAGTCCAGCTGGGTGACGTCGTCCTGATCGCCGACAACACGCTGCCTCGCAACACCTGGCCGCTGGGGAGAATCGTGGCTACGTACCCCGGCCCCGATGACATCGTGCGAGCAGTGGACGTGCAGACCAAGGGCGGCATCCTACGGCGACCTACGAAGAAGCTGGTGGTGCTGCAGTCGACGACAGAGCCTGCGAACGTTCTTCCCACGGAGTGATGCGTCGCGGCTACGAGGCTTCACCACGACGCACGGCGGGAGAATGTACAGAACGTTCGTAATagatgtaaatataaataaatgtattttgtattcgTTTCGTAGCTTATAATAGACCCTGCAATGTATAAAGAAATAGCGTTAGAAATAGACACAGAGATGTATGTtatttgtgcaataaagataaGCTAGGCCAGAAAAGTAGGCAATTGTTATCTTTATCTGTCATTTTTTTGAATTGTATAGTGTTCTGTTGTATGTCGCTATCAATTTCTTGAGCTTCACATCCTTGTAAGATTGTGTTAAGTCATTTTATTTGTACTGTGTTCTATTGTCTTTTATTTGTGTCTTTATATCGTGTTTATTGTTTGtgtctattttttgtatttgttaattgtgtataattaatcgttatttgatatttgaacatgtaaattgtattgtatttggatatgaaaataaattaacttgttGTTGGTGTTGGCTTCATTTAGAAAGGGACATAGGTAGGAAAATAGGTACTCACCCTCCGACGGAGGACAGAGACAGACATATCGGAAATAGAGCCGTAATcgctttacggtattgccttttcgAGAGAAAAAGCAAGCATTTGTTGTCTCACTCCCACTAGCGGCCCTCGCTCACACCGTATTGCGTCTCGCTCGCACTCGCTCCGTCCTTGTCGCACGGAGGCACGCGATACGGCGTTAGATTAATGCGTAGGCGTCACTAGTGGAGAGTGGCATGGTGGGCCCAAATATAGCGGTGGTCCGAGCCAAAATCACAGTCCACTTGAAGATAGCTACGAAGTAACAACTAAGAAACAAGAAGTCCCTAGAAGCCAACAGCAGCCAGTACAAGCCCACTCAAGAAACAAGGGGTTGTTATTTCACTACACCCCCTCCCCGCTACCCCGCTACGTGAACACCGGCGAGAGAGAGACAGCGATATCTCTGCATCGGGCGCTTCTTCTTCGAGCCTTCAACAACTCCCAGGCGCAACTCCAGTAACCCGTGGGGCGTACCCCACATTTTGGTCCTTGACGAAGCCGGATTACGTCGGGTTGTTGAAGAAACTTTGGAAGAATTGAAGACAGAAAATGCCAGTGACAAGATCGCGCAGCGGAGGTTCAAGAGTCGGAGCCACGGAGAGTACATCGGAGTACACCATGTCGACTGCCGTTGCGGACGAACAAGGGACTAGTCAGACGGAGACGACGGCGTCGCAGCGCACCGTGCCAGTGCAGCGCGCCGCTCCGGGGcagggcgagcgcacgcaggcGCCCCTGCCACACACATCCGCGCAGCCGCCGCTGGCTGAGCAGCAGAGAAGAGCTGCCCAGCGGCCGCTGTCAACATTGGGGCCGGCGCAGCCGCCGCTGAGGACAGACCAGCGGCCGCCGCAGCCGGCAACGGGAGCCGGAGAGCCAACGCTGCAGGAGCAGCGTCGCCAGGCTGAGCTACGGACCCGGCCAGTATCGTCGCCCGAGTCGCCGCCCCCTGCGGAGCAGGGGCCGACGCGGCTCGAGCGCCCCGCGGCGCCAGCAGCGCCGCCGAGATCGACGGCAACGACGAAGAAATCGAAGCGCACCCGCAAGTTACTGGAAGCCAGGGAGGAGCTACTGCGACTGCAAGTGAAGCTTGCGGCCGCCAAGGTGGCCGCCCTGGAAGCAGACAGCGACTCAGAAGAGGACGTGGACACGGTGATGGAGGAAGCGGACCACAACGCACGGGTGAACAACTGGTTGGATACCAGTGTGCCGCCCATGCCCATCGCCACCGAGCCGCCCCTAGCCATCGCCAGCGAGCCGCACAGAGCGCCGGAGCCACCGCCACCGCTGGGGGACATAGAAGATAGAAGGCCTCAAGCCATAGAAGTCCCTCAGGCACCGGCGGGAGCCGGCGCGCCCGCGCCACTCCACCACCAAGTGGACCTGTCGGAGCTGGCCAGCGCCATAGCGCAGGCCGCCCGCTCCGGACAGCACAACAACAACAGCAAGATGTTCGCAGAGCTGCCATACTTCGGGGGGTCGCATCACGAGTGGCTTTCATTCAAGGCCGCGTACTTCGAGACGCAGAGCGGGTTCACGGACTTGGAGAACCTCACCCGCCTGCGCAGAAGCCTCAAGTCGAGAGCAAGAGAAGCCGTCGAGAGTTTGTTGATATACAACTCTAACCCACGCGACGTGATGAAGATTTTGGAGGCAAGATTCGGGAGGCCGGACGCCATAGCTGTCGCAGAAATGGAGAAAATTAGAAGCTTGCCGCGCCTCGCCGACAGCCCACGTGACTTGTGCATATTTGCGAGCAGGGTCACGAACATAGTCGCCACACTGAAGACCATCGGGAAGCAGCGGTACCTACTCAACCCCGAGATAGCGAAGTTAACAATGGAGAAGCTGCCGCCTGCCATGAAGTACCGGTGGTACGACTTCGCCGCAGGACAGCCCACCGACGAGGCCGACATAGAAAAGTTGGCGCGCTTCCTGAACCACGAAGCGGAGATCTGCGGTCCGTACGCGCAGCCGGAAGGGGTTTCGGAGCCGGCGGCGAATCGCAGAAACCACAAAACGTTCAACGCCCAACAGTACGAGGCAGTGAATAGTGAACGTCATAATAGTGAAAGTGAACGGCAATATAGTGAACGCCAGAACAGTGAGCGGCGAAATAGTGAAAGACAGAACAGTGAGCGGCAAAATAGTGATCGTGAAAATAGTGATATAAACAGAAAGTGCGTTTTGTGCAGTGCTACGGGACACAGTGTCGCGGGATGTGCAAAGTGGAGAGACTCGAACACATCGCAGCGCTGGGACTTAGCGAAAGAAAAGCGATTGTGTTTTCGGTGTTTACGATTCCGCGCGCGTGGACATAACTGCAAAGTGATCAAGTGCAACATAGAAGGGTGTGAAAATGTGCATCATAGAACGCTCCACTACTCCAAGAGGAGTGAGGAGCCGAGTGAAGTGGTAGGTTCGACGTGGACAGGGAAGGGCACGCAAGCCTTCCTGAAAATAGTGCCTGTGCAGATACGCGGCCCGCGCAAGAGAATAGACACGCACGCACTACTCGACGACGGGTCTACGGTGACACTTATTGACGAAGATCTCGCGCAGCAAGCCGGCCTGCGCGGACCGCGGGAACCTCTACACATCGAGGCCATCGGGAGTGCGCGGGTGGACACCTCCGCGTCCCGGAGGCTCAACATCACGCTGAACCGGTCCGGGCAGGGCAAGCAGCACCGCATACGAGCACGCACCATCCAGAATCTTAAGCTGTCGCCGCAAAGTGTCAAACTCGAAGACATAGTGAGATGTGAACATCTAAGTGATATTCAAGAAAGTGTAGTGCTACATAGTGCGCAGCCGCAAATATTGATCGGCCAGGACAACTGGCACTTGCTCGTCGCACAGGAGCAGAGAATCGGTAAGCGGCACCAACCTATCGCTTCACTAACACCGCTCGGCTGGGTGCTACACGGCGCGTGCAATCGCACCACCGAACAGAAAGTGCACTACACCCGAGAAGGAAAGGCAACGAAAGGAACGGGCGCACGGTCCTACAAACCGTTTGTGGCGCACCGTATAGCAGAGATTGAAGAAAACACCAAGATAGAGGAATGGCGCTGGGTGCCCACCAAGATGAACGTCGCGGACGACGGAACGCGCGACGTGCCCAGGGACTTCGACAGTGAGCATCGATGGTTCAACGGGCCCAGTTTTCTGCGGGACGACCCAGCGACCTGGCCAACCGAAGAAAGGAAGATTCAGCAAGACACCGGGGAGGAAAGAGCAAATTTGATAGACAGGAGAGCCACAAAGCTGCTAGAAGTGATCCCGCAGTGCGACCGGTTCTCCAGGTGGGAGAGGTTTGTGCGAACCACCGCTCGCGTCCTGCAATTTGTTGACAGATGCAGGCCGACAACGAAGCAGGCTGCTTACGCACGGACGCGGGCCAACAAGGTGGCAGACCCCACCTGGAGGAAGCAGCAGTCACGAGACACCAGAGGGCGCGGTCACAAGAAGGAAGTACAGCAGACTGAAGACAAGTTCGTGGCCCTCCCGGCAGAGCTCCTCATCCGGGCTGAAGATTTAATAGTGCGCGCGTGCCAGGAAGACAGTTTCAGAGAAGAGATCCACTGTCTGTCCCAGCATCGACGCGTCAATCGAGATAGCAAGTTATTCAAGATCGCAGTGGAGTTGGTTGACGGGTTATTGACCATCAAAACCCGTATAGCTGCAGCCGAAGACGTCCCGGAGGCGGTAAAGCGGCCGCCTGTCCTAGACGGCCGTCACCACATCGCAAGGCTGTACATCGGGCACGTGCATCGCAGCGGTCACCACCAGGGGGTGGAGGCCACCATCAACGAGTGCCGGCAGAGGTTCCACATCCTGGGACTTC
Coding sequences:
- the LOC135081897 gene encoding zinc finger protein 850-like, producing MLVTVVSSAEATAPCSGTASCTRARRRTTASTAPSSSGAAPGSSTTSACTLVRCYMSVTVVSSAEATAPCSGTASCTRARRRTTASTAPSSSGAAPGSSTTSACTLVRCYMLVTVVSSAEATAPCSGTASCTGLVNHIRMHTGSLLHVSYCGIVCRGHSALFRHRKLHTGETPYHCEYCPKQFRRRTGLVNHIRMHTGSLLHVSYCGIVCRGHSALFRHRKLHTGETPYHCEYCPKQFRRRTGLVNHIRMHTGSLLHVSYCGIVCRGHSALFRHRKLHTGETPYHCEYCPKQFRRRTGLVNHIRMHTGSLLHVSYCGIVCRGHSALFRHRKLHRARQPHPHAHWFVVTCQLLWYRLQRPQRLVPAPQAAPGSSTTSACTLVRCYMSVTVVSSAEATAPCSGTASCTGLVNHIRMHTGSLLHVSYCGIVCRGHSALFRHRKLHTGETPYHCEYCPKQFRRRTGLVNHIRMHTGSLLHVSYCGIVCRGHSALFRHRKLHTGETPYHCEYCPKQFRRRTGLVNHIRMHTGEKLYSCDICFKTFVQSAQLSIHIKRHKGDKSFLCQDCGKDWANGLARHAGHPAHPAIE